One Frankia alni ACN14a DNA window includes the following coding sequences:
- a CDS encoding 4a-hydroxytetrahydrobiopterin dehydratase codes for MPTKLDSAEVADALASLPGWLGDADRIQLQIMVDGDEADAIAAEVAHAADEMDHHPVIDRGPGTTTFTVWTHSVGGVTELDVALARRISQILYSAGVSY; via the coding sequence ATGCCAACCAAACTGGACAGCGCCGAGGTCGCGGACGCACTGGCGTCGCTTCCCGGCTGGCTCGGCGACGCCGACCGCATCCAACTGCAGATCATGGTCGACGGCGACGAGGCCGACGCGATCGCCGCCGAGGTGGCCCACGCCGCCGACGAGATGGATCATCACCCGGTGATCGACCGCGGCCCGGGAACCACGACGTTCACGGTCTGGACGCACTCCGTCGGCGGCGTCACCGAGCTCGACGTCGCCCTGGCCCGCAGGATCTCCCAGATCCTCTACTCCGCGGGCGTGTCGTACTGA
- the rmuC gene encoding DNA recombination protein RmuC, which produces MNTTSALLTLIGLAVGAVGGLVAARRLADPRYAALAAAHATAQRELDSARKAAAASAERAQLAESDVAGLRTALEYERRAAAERVALVEQSQERLAESFQALSAQALEGASRQLVELATARLDEAGARARGDLDARRAAVEGMVTPLRDALGRMESRLHELETARTEAYAALVEQVRFAREASESLRSETAALVTVLRRPQARGAWGEMQLRRVAEVAGMVNRCDFTEQMTVQGDDGPLRPDMVVHLAGGRNVVVDAKVPLAAFLDAAESTDEAYRAGRMAAHARHLRAHVDGLAAKSYWRRLPSSPEFVVLFVPAEAFLAPALDHDPGLLEHAAARKVIIATPTTLIAMLRTIAHAWTQEALTTRTREIFELGRDLYTRLGTLGEHVDRLGRSLGRAVGDFNATVGSLESRVLTPARRLAAMDVVEAALPSPGPVESGVRALSAAELLPDPGPAEQAAPSAGGTGDVAYRTWAEEAGRTSRSNNQKDNDWTTQSSGSTTEGSDTGADAAV; this is translated from the coding sequence GTGAACACCACCAGCGCGTTGCTGACCCTCATCGGGCTGGCTGTCGGGGCCGTGGGCGGCCTGGTCGCCGCCCGCCGGCTGGCCGACCCGCGCTACGCGGCGCTCGCCGCCGCGCATGCGACGGCCCAGCGGGAGCTTGACTCCGCCCGTAAGGCCGCCGCGGCGAGCGCGGAGCGCGCCCAGCTCGCCGAGTCGGACGTCGCCGGCCTGCGCACGGCGCTGGAGTACGAGCGGCGTGCCGCCGCCGAGCGGGTCGCCCTGGTCGAGCAGAGCCAGGAGCGGCTCGCCGAGAGCTTCCAGGCCCTGTCCGCGCAGGCGCTGGAGGGAGCGAGTCGCCAGCTCGTGGAGCTGGCCACCGCCCGGCTGGACGAGGCCGGCGCCCGCGCCCGCGGCGATCTCGACGCCCGCCGCGCGGCGGTGGAGGGCATGGTCACCCCGCTGCGCGACGCCCTGGGGCGGATGGAGAGCCGGCTGCACGAGCTGGAGACGGCCCGCACGGAGGCGTACGCGGCGCTCGTGGAGCAGGTGCGCTTCGCCCGCGAGGCGTCGGAGAGCCTGCGCTCCGAGACGGCGGCGCTGGTCACCGTCCTGCGCCGCCCGCAGGCCCGCGGCGCGTGGGGGGAGATGCAGCTGCGCCGGGTCGCCGAGGTGGCCGGCATGGTCAACCGCTGTGACTTCACCGAGCAGATGACCGTCCAGGGTGACGACGGCCCGTTGCGGCCCGACATGGTCGTTCACCTCGCCGGCGGGCGCAACGTCGTCGTCGACGCGAAGGTCCCGCTGGCCGCCTTCCTCGACGCCGCCGAGAGCACCGACGAGGCCTACCGCGCCGGGCGGATGGCCGCCCATGCCCGGCATCTGCGCGCCCACGTCGACGGGCTGGCCGCCAAGTCGTACTGGCGGCGGCTGCCGTCCTCGCCCGAGTTCGTGGTGCTGTTCGTGCCCGCCGAGGCGTTCCTCGCCCCGGCCCTCGACCACGATCCGGGCCTGCTGGAACACGCCGCCGCCAGGAAGGTCATCATCGCCACCCCGACCACGCTGATCGCGATGCTGCGGACCATCGCGCACGCCTGGACCCAGGAGGCGTTGACGACACGGACCCGGGAGATCTTCGAGCTCGGCCGTGATCTCTACACCCGCCTGGGCACGCTCGGCGAACACGTCGACCGGCTCGGCCGCTCGCTGGGCCGGGCGGTCGGGGACTTCAACGCGACCGTCGGTTCGCTGGAGAGCCGGGTGCTCACCCCCGCGCGCCGGCTCGCCGCCATGGACGTGGTCGAGGCGGCGCTGCCGAGCCCCGGGCCCGTGGAGTCCGGCGTGCGGGCGTTGTCCGCGGCCGAACTGCTGCCCGACCCCGGCCCGGCCGAGCAGGCGGCGCCGAGCGCCGGCGGAACCGGGGATGTCGCATATCGGACCTGGGCCGAAGAGGCGGGGAGGACATCGCGGTCAAACAACCAGAAAGACAATGACTGGACGACGCAAAGCAGTGGTTCGACCACCGAAGGTTCCGACACGGGGGCCGATGCCGCGGTCTGA
- a CDS encoding DUF952 domain-containing protein, which translates to MICHLVGRTAWSVGAAGYRPASLGAEGFIHFSTPAQVVATANRFYAGRDDLLLVVVDPERLSAPLRWEPPAPPAVPAAPTASTGAGEPAGGELFPHLYGPIDAGAVAAVVPFPPGSDGTFSVPSTLW; encoded by the coding sequence GTGATCTGCCATCTGGTCGGGCGGACCGCGTGGTCGGTCGGGGCGGCCGGGTATCGGCCGGCGAGCCTCGGCGCCGAGGGGTTCATCCATTTCTCCACCCCGGCGCAGGTCGTCGCCACCGCCAACCGGTTCTACGCCGGCCGCGACGACCTGCTCCTGGTCGTGGTCGATCCGGAGCGGCTCAGCGCGCCCCTGCGCTGGGAGCCTCCCGCACCTCCCGCCGTACCGGCCGCGCCGACTGCGAGTACCGGCGCGGGCGAACCGGCGGGCGGGGAGCTGTTCCCGCATCTGTACGGGCCGATCGACGCCGGGGCGGTCGCGGCGGTGGTTCCGTTCCCACCGGGGTCGGACGGCACGTTCAGCGTTCCGTCCACCCTCTGGTGA
- the ychF gene encoding redox-regulated ATPase YchF: protein MGLSIGIVGLPNVGKSTLFNALTRNDVLAANYPFATIEPNVGVVGVPDPRLDELAKLYDSARVVPATVSFVDIAGLVRGASEGQGLGNRFLANIRESDAVCQVVRVFSDPDVVHVEGKVDPADDIETINTELILADLQTIDARLPKLEKEARADKAKQPLLAAVKAAREVLDAGRTISSEPKIDRDALRELFLLTAKPFLYVFNVDEDVLADPGQHKELVESVAPADAIVLCAKVEAELAELDDADAAELLASLGQEVSGLTQLARIGFHTLGLQTFLTAGPKESRAWTIRAGATAPEAAGAIHTDFQRGFIKAEIVSFDELIAAGTMVAARAAGKVRMEGKDYVMADGDVVEFRFNV from the coding sequence ATGGGCTTGTCGATCGGTATCGTCGGGCTGCCCAACGTCGGCAAGTCCACGTTGTTCAACGCCCTGACGCGCAATGATGTGCTCGCCGCGAACTACCCGTTCGCGACGATCGAGCCGAACGTCGGGGTCGTGGGCGTCCCCGACCCCCGGCTCGACGAGCTGGCGAAGCTGTACGACAGCGCCCGCGTGGTGCCGGCGACGGTCAGCTTCGTCGACATCGCCGGGCTCGTCCGCGGCGCGTCCGAGGGCCAGGGCCTGGGCAACCGCTTCCTCGCGAACATCCGCGAGTCCGACGCGGTCTGCCAGGTCGTCCGGGTGTTCTCCGACCCCGACGTCGTGCACGTCGAGGGCAAGGTCGACCCGGCCGACGACATCGAGACGATCAACACCGAGCTCATCCTCGCGGACCTGCAGACCATCGACGCCCGGCTGCCCAAGCTGGAGAAGGAGGCCCGCGCGGACAAGGCGAAGCAGCCGCTGCTCGCCGCCGTGAAGGCCGCCCGCGAGGTCCTGGACGCCGGCCGCACGATCTCCTCCGAGCCGAAGATCGACCGAGACGCGCTGCGCGAGCTGTTCCTGCTCACCGCGAAGCCGTTCCTGTACGTGTTCAACGTCGACGAGGACGTCCTCGCCGACCCCGGCCAGCACAAGGAGCTCGTCGAGTCGGTCGCGCCGGCCGACGCGATCGTGCTGTGCGCCAAGGTCGAGGCCGAGCTCGCCGAGCTGGACGACGCCGACGCCGCCGAGCTGCTCGCCTCCCTCGGCCAGGAGGTCAGCGGCCTGACCCAGCTCGCCCGGATCGGCTTCCACACCCTCGGCCTGCAGACCTTCCTCACCGCCGGCCCGAAGGAGTCGCGCGCCTGGACGATCAGGGCCGGCGCGACCGCCCCCGAGGCCGCCGGCGCCATCCACACCGACTTCCAGCGCGGCTTCATCAAGGCCGAGATCGTCTCGTTCGACGAGCTCATCGCCGCCGGCACCATGGTCGCCGCCCGCGCCGCCGGCAAGGTCCGCATGGAGGGCAAGGACTACGTCATGGCCGACGGCGACGTCGTCGAGTTCCGCTTCAACGTCTGA
- a CDS encoding DUF6542 domain-containing protein has translation MHRPDAFEIPGRYLAFVSVPPHRQSAGPPGRSVRADRFDDPYVRGSRGRASAPPPTLFTGSRRGLTALGTGIIVLVVGGVGALIDSVAFGSLKYAFGTLFIGACVLVAVRVHTDDLIGVVIMPPLVYALITIGVGYLDPSTGDGSSGLRNKAIDIGSEMILHAPILLAAFLLVALIAVFRGRRAQIARRERQRALAAQSGAERRRRPGH, from the coding sequence ATGCATCGTCCTGACGCATTCGAAATCCCCGGGCGGTACCTTGCGTTCGTGAGTGTGCCGCCGCATCGGCAGTCAGCCGGGCCGCCGGGGAGATCCGTGCGCGCCGACAGGTTCGACGATCCGTATGTCCGCGGCTCGCGTGGCCGCGCGAGCGCGCCGCCGCCCACGCTGTTCACCGGCAGCAGGCGAGGGCTCACCGCACTCGGCACCGGGATCATCGTGCTCGTTGTCGGCGGCGTCGGCGCCCTCATCGACTCGGTCGCCTTCGGCTCGTTGAAGTACGCGTTCGGCACGCTGTTCATCGGCGCCTGCGTGCTCGTCGCGGTGCGGGTCCACACCGACGATCTGATCGGTGTCGTGATCATGCCGCCGCTGGTGTACGCGCTCATCACGATCGGCGTCGGCTATCTTGATCCCTCCACCGGTGACGGCAGTTCCGGACTGCGGAACAAGGCGATCGACATCGGCTCCGAGATGATCCTGCACGCGCCGATCCTGCTCGCGGCCTTCCTCCTGGTCGCTCTCATCGCGGTCTTTCGCGGCCGGCGCGCGCAGATCGCCCGCCGCGAGCGGCAACGCGCCCTCGCCGCCCAGTCAGGCGCCGAGCGCCGCCGACGACCCGGCCACTAG
- a CDS encoding ribosylglycohydrolase has product MGAQAAAEIRAGGRFGRLPAGTDLPRTGTLRLGPLPPGFRLSAVALGHAASGLGPSCYDVDRGAWHRVLTTPQAGPLTVTVHEAPAAAVVPDLTVPDPAAPDLTAPDFGPHLVVRWGRTAGGDADREAIRRQVWHALALDDDLSDLYASLAGEPDLAWVAAGGHGRLLRSPSVWEDLVRALAATNAALSRTRSMLDALVELFGARGPAGERAFPDAAAIARGVAVDGPEILRDEAGWGYRAGSLALLAQRIDAGTLDVERWWDRSPRGPSDDEVGAEIRALPGFGPVSADGLLGLLGRPCGLALDAWARARVGELAGLPGPAGEREVRARYARFGRWAGTVCRLEITRGWTER; this is encoded by the coding sequence GTGGGCGCGCAGGCGGCGGCAGAGATCCGCGCCGGCGGCCGGTTCGGCCGGCTCCCGGCCGGCACGGACCTCCCCCGCACCGGGACGCTGCGCCTCGGCCCGCTGCCGCCCGGTTTCCGGCTGTCCGCGGTGGCACTCGGTCATGCGGCGAGCGGGCTCGGACCGTCCTGCTACGACGTCGACCGCGGCGCCTGGCACCGCGTCCTGACCACCCCCCAGGCCGGCCCGCTGACCGTGACCGTCCACGAGGCTCCCGCCGCCGCCGTCGTCCCGGACCTGACCGTCCCGGACCCGGCCGCCCCGGACCTGACCGCCCCCGACTTCGGCCCGCATCTCGTCGTCAGGTGGGGCCGGACGGCCGGCGGGGACGCCGACCGGGAGGCGATCCGCCGCCAGGTGTGGCACGCGCTCGCCCTCGACGACGATCTTTCCGACCTGTACGCCTCCCTGGCCGGGGAGCCGGACCTCGCCTGGGTGGCGGCCGGCGGCCACGGCCGGCTGCTGCGGAGCCCGAGCGTCTGGGAGGACCTGGTCCGCGCGCTCGCCGCGACCAACGCCGCGCTGAGCCGCACCCGGTCGATGCTCGACGCCCTGGTCGAGCTGTTCGGCGCCCGCGGCCCGGCCGGGGAACGGGCGTTCCCGGACGCGGCGGCGATCGCGCGCGGCGTCGCCGTGGACGGCCCCGAGATCCTGCGCGATGAGGCGGGCTGGGGCTACCGTGCCGGATCGCTGGCCCTGCTCGCCCAGCGGATCGACGCCGGCACCCTCGACGTCGAACGCTGGTGGGACCGCAGCCCACGCGGGCCGAGTGACGACGAGGTGGGCGCCGAGATCCGCGCTCTGCCCGGCTTCGGTCCGGTCAGCGCCGACGGGCTGCTGGGCCTGCTCGGCCGCCCCTGCGGGCTCGCCCTCGACGCCTGGGCCAGGGCCCGCGTCGGCGAGCTCGCCGGCCTGCCCGGCCCGGCCGGCGAGCGGGAGGTCCGCGCCCGCTACGCCCGCTTCGGCCGCTGGGCCGGGACGGTGTGCCGACTGGAGATCACCAGAGGGTGGACGGAACGCTGA